The Haloplanus sp. CK5-1 genome contains a region encoding:
- a CDS encoding DUF5803 family protein, with the protein MNRRHLLPLALAALLLTSGCAGFFGGGSVSAEQLDEDPPSPYVWSSDVDAHITITEDAQFQAVYALDDSSMELFRRDGFGGRNAIPVSAVRYRYPNGTVISGTELVARGGSVNRSRERVSVTLPDDAPADGGGQLAFTSSSTPKRFSLPTFVNGSYAVVLPPNRRIAVFPFGQASPGGYEVEAEGDRRIVRWESVETDAISVQFYLQRDLLIFGAAAAVLVAVGIGGGFYYKRRIEALRRRREELGLDVETGDDEFGDDPPPGMG; encoded by the coding sequence ATGAACCGGCGTCACCTGCTCCCGCTCGCGCTCGCCGCGTTACTCCTCACGTCGGGATGTGCCGGCTTCTTCGGCGGGGGGTCGGTCTCCGCCGAGCAACTCGACGAGGACCCGCCGTCGCCGTACGTCTGGAGCAGCGACGTCGACGCCCACATCACGATCACCGAGGACGCCCAGTTCCAGGCCGTGTACGCACTCGACGACTCCTCGATGGAGTTGTTCCGTCGCGACGGCTTCGGCGGCCGAAACGCCATCCCCGTCTCGGCGGTCCGCTATCGCTATCCCAACGGAACGGTGATCTCGGGGACGGAACTCGTCGCCCGCGGCGGCTCGGTGAACCGGTCTCGCGAGCGTGTGTCGGTGACGCTGCCCGACGACGCGCCGGCCGACGGCGGCGGCCAACTCGCCTTCACCTCCTCCAGTACACCCAAGCGGTTCAGCCTCCCGACGTTCGTCAACGGGTCGTACGCTGTCGTCCTGCCGCCGAACCGTCGTATCGCGGTGTTCCCGTTCGGGCAGGCCAGCCCCGGCGGGTACGAGGTCGAAGCCGAGGGTGACCGCCGGATCGTCCGCTGGGAGAGCGTCGAGACCGACGCCATCTCGGTGCAGTTCTACCTCCAGCGCGACCTGCTGATCTTCGGTGCCGCGGCGGCGGTGCTGGTCGCGGTGGGCATCGGTGGCGGGTTCTACTACAAGCGCCGCATCGAGGCGCTCCGGCGGCGACGCGAGGAACTTGGTCTGGACGTGGAGACCGGCGACGACGAGTTCGGCGACGACCCGCCACCCGGGATGGGGTAG
- a CDS encoding transcription factor, with translation MAFEELLSDPVIQKYLHELVGPTGMPVAAAPPDGEVTDEELAEELELELNDVRRALFILYENDLAKYRRVRDEDSGWLTYLWTFEYENIPENLEEEMHRLLDALEERLEYERTHEFYLSEPAGIRFEFSEAMEFDFQCPETGAPLEPMENDELVEATERRIEELRNELNVDVTR, from the coding sequence ATGGCTTTTGAGGAGTTGCTGAGCGATCCGGTGATTCAGAAGTACCTCCACGAGCTCGTCGGGCCGACGGGGATGCCGGTCGCCGCCGCGCCGCCGGACGGCGAGGTGACGGACGAGGAACTCGCGGAGGAACTCGAATTGGAGTTGAACGACGTGCGTCGCGCCCTCTTTATCCTCTACGAGAACGACCTCGCCAAGTACCGTCGCGTCCGCGACGAGGACTCCGGGTGGCTCACGTACCTCTGGACGTTCGAGTACGAGAACATCCCGGAGAACCTCGAAGAGGAGATGCACCGCCTGCTCGACGCGCTGGAGGAGCGCCTGGAGTACGAGCGAACCCACGAGTTCTACCTGTCGGAACCGGCGGGCATCCGCTTCGAGTTCAGCGAGGCGATGGAGTTCGATTTCCAGTGTCCGGAGACGGGCGCGCCGCTCGAACCGATGGAGAACGACGAACTCGTCGAGGCGACCGAACGGCGTATCGAGGAGCTCCGAAACGAACTCAACGTGGACGTCACCCGCTGA
- the pyk gene encoding pyruvate kinase, whose amino-acid sequence MRRAKIVCTLGPASDDRATIRELADAGMAVARLNASHGSHDERAELVRRIHAVDEAIDDPLASMLDLQGPEVRTALLDEPIDLAADSTVRFVEGDAATPEEVGLSYAIGAVDPGDTVLLDDGRIETRVESVDGETVTASVVSGGELGSRKGVNVPGVDLDLDVITASDRRDLEVAVEEDADFVAASFVRDADDVYAVSSAIEDLGGDIPVVAKIERADAVDHVEGIVDAAYAVMVARGDLGVECPLEHVPMVQKRIIQSAQDAGVPVITATEMLDSMVSSRRPTRAEASDVANAVLDGTDAVMLSGETAIGEHPVRVVETMNRIVQEVEGSDAYTESTERRVPKAAEGSQTEALARAARYLARDLGAAAVVAVSESGYTARATAKFRPEVPVVATTPRDPVRRQLALSWGIDAQYAPYRDDIDDMIDAAVDTAIDAGVAESGDTVVVLSGMMTELEGTNTTNMLKVHVASEAVATGRNVVGGRVTGPVFRCADGDLSGVPAGGIVVLPATFDGEFSGDTDRIGGVVDARPGMTSYAALVAREHAVPMISGAPLPDEVADGATVTLHADRGVVYDGDVRPHEH is encoded by the coding sequence ATGAGACGAGCGAAGATCGTCTGCACGCTGGGTCCCGCCTCGGACGACCGGGCGACGATCCGCGAACTCGCAGACGCAGGCATGGCCGTAGCCCGCCTCAACGCGAGCCACGGCTCACACGACGAACGCGCCGAACTCGTCCGACGCATCCACGCCGTCGACGAGGCCATCGACGATCCACTCGCGTCGATGCTCGATCTGCAGGGGCCGGAGGTCCGGACTGCTCTCCTCGACGAGCCGATCGATCTGGCGGCGGACTCGACGGTCCGGTTCGTCGAGGGTGACGCCGCGACGCCCGAAGAGGTCGGCCTCTCCTACGCCATCGGTGCGGTGGACCCGGGCGATACGGTCCTCCTCGACGACGGCAGGATCGAGACGCGGGTCGAGTCGGTCGACGGCGAGACCGTGACCGCGAGCGTCGTCTCCGGCGGCGAACTCGGGAGTCGGAAGGGCGTGAACGTCCCCGGAGTCGACCTCGACCTCGACGTGATCACGGCGTCGGACCGCCGCGACCTCGAGGTCGCCGTCGAGGAGGACGCCGACTTCGTCGCGGCGAGTTTCGTCCGCGACGCCGACGACGTCTACGCCGTCAGTTCCGCCATCGAGGACCTCGGGGGCGACATCCCCGTCGTCGCCAAGATCGAACGCGCGGACGCGGTCGACCACGTCGAGGGCATCGTCGACGCCGCCTACGCCGTGATGGTCGCCCGGGGTGACCTCGGCGTCGAGTGTCCCCTCGAACACGTCCCGATGGTCCAAAAGCGGATCATCCAGAGCGCACAGGACGCGGGCGTCCCCGTCATCACGGCCACGGAGATGCTGGACTCGATGGTCTCCTCGCGCCGGCCGACGCGGGCGGAGGCCTCCGACGTGGCCAACGCCGTCCTCGACGGGACGGACGCGGTGATGCTGTCGGGCGAGACGGCCATCGGCGAGCATCCCGTTCGCGTCGTCGAGACGATGAACCGGATCGTCCAGGAGGTTGAGGGGAGCGACGCGTACACCGAGTCGACCGAGCGGCGAGTGCCGAAGGCGGCCGAGGGCTCCCAGACCGAGGCGCTGGCGCGGGCGGCCCGGTATCTCGCGCGCGACCTCGGGGCCGCGGCCGTCGTCGCCGTCTCGGAGTCGGGGTACACGGCCCGCGCGACGGCGAAGTTCCGCCCCGAAGTCCCGGTGGTGGCGACGACACCCCGCGACCCCGTCCGCCGCCAACTCGCGCTCTCGTGGGGGATCGACGCCCAGTACGCCCCCTACCGCGACGACATCGACGACATGATCGACGCCGCCGTCGACACGGCCATCGACGCCGGGGTCGCTGAGAGCGGTGACACCGTGGTCGTCCTCTCGGGGATGATGACCGAACTGGAGGGGACCAACACCACGAACATGCTGAAGGTCCACGTCGCCTCCGAAGCGGTCGCCACGGGCCGGAACGTCGTCGGCGGGCGGGTCACCGGGCCGGTGTTTCGCTGTGCGGACGGCGACTTGTCGGGTGTGCCGGCCGGGGGCATCGTCGTCCTCCCCGCGACGTTCGACGGGGAGTTCTCCGGCGACACCGACCGCATCGGCGGGGTCGTCGACGCCCGTCCCGGTATGACGAGCTACGCGGCACTGGTCGCGCGCGAACACGCCGTCCCGATGATCAGCGGTGCGCCCCTCCCCGACGAGGTGGCCGACGGCGCGACGGTCACGCTCCACGCCGACCGGGGCGTCGTCTACGACGGCGACGTACGGCCACACGAACACTGA
- a CDS encoding amino acid permease produces MKELERDLGLPSVLAISIGAMIGSGIFILPALALEIAGPAVILAYLLAGLLVVPAALSKSEMATAMPEAGGTYIYIERGMGPLLGTVAGVGTWFSLSFKGALALVGGVPYLLLLFDLPLKPVALGLAGVLILVNLIGAKQTGRLQVAIVVVMLAALGWFAAGSAPGVQSANYADFFADGIGGLLAATGLVFVSYAGVTKVASVAEEVEDPSRNIPLGILGSLAFTTVLYVAIVAVLVGITDPGTVAGSLTPVADAAAVTLGEVGVVAVILAAILALVSTANAGILSSSRYPFAMSRDGLAPPSLSGVSDRFGTPVTSITLTGAVLLVLIAFVPILDIAKLASAFQIMVFALINVAVVAFREGNAEYDPPFRSPLYPWMQGFGAVTGVLLLTQMGPIALLGALVIVVGSVLWYAAYVRPRVRREGVATDAIRRQVGRDALTDVADATEDGTHEVLVALPKEIGHDRERALVALAADVVRPDDGRVIVVRFEEIPDQAPLTEDATVQSSADVSFETRIEALADEVGVAVEADEVVSHDTKHAIVNFAEGHGIDAILAEHEPLRLRSRLLGDPVDWVVRHAPCDVLLVDNLGYDDPEHVVLAGDGTPFSPPTVTVAGAVADANGGHISLWYPDDTDTTEQHRTTMDDYRTDLSETLSVPIRAGSAWPDGGTRSPPDLLVRSGDDHRLRSALFDDDSFVPNPGCTTVTVYPRADRRPPLGRRLLERFVF; encoded by the coding sequence ATGAAGGAACTCGAACGCGACCTCGGACTCCCGTCGGTTCTCGCGATCAGTATCGGCGCGATGATCGGCAGTGGCATCTTCATTCTGCCGGCGCTCGCCCTCGAAATCGCCGGTCCTGCGGTGATTCTCGCGTACCTCCTCGCCGGGTTGCTCGTGGTGCCGGCCGCCCTCTCGAAGTCGGAGATGGCCACCGCGATGCCCGAAGCGGGGGGGACGTACATCTACATCGAACGCGGGATGGGTCCACTGCTCGGAACGGTCGCCGGCGTCGGGACGTGGTTCTCCCTCTCGTTCAAGGGGGCACTCGCCCTCGTCGGCGGCGTGCCGTACCTCCTCCTCCTCTTCGACCTGCCGCTGAAACCCGTCGCCCTCGGGTTGGCGGGAGTCCTGATTCTGGTGAACCTGATCGGCGCGAAACAGACCGGGCGGCTCCAGGTCGCTATCGTCGTCGTCATGCTGGCGGCGCTGGGGTGGTTCGCCGCCGGGAGCGCGCCGGGCGTGCAGTCGGCCAACTACGCCGACTTCTTCGCCGACGGGATCGGCGGCCTCCTCGCCGCGACCGGACTCGTGTTCGTCTCCTACGCCGGGGTCACGAAGGTCGCGAGCGTCGCCGAGGAGGTCGAGGATCCGAGTCGGAACATCCCGCTCGGCATCCTCGGCTCGCTCGCGTTCACGACCGTCCTGTACGTCGCCATCGTCGCCGTGCTGGTCGGCATCACCGATCCGGGAACCGTCGCCGGATCGCTGACGCCGGTCGCCGACGCCGCGGCGGTGACACTCGGGGAGGTCGGTGTCGTCGCGGTGATCCTCGCGGCCATCCTCGCACTCGTCTCGACGGCCAACGCGGGCATCCTCTCCTCGTCGCGCTACCCGTTCGCGATGAGTCGGGACGGTCTCGCCCCGCCGTCGCTGTCGGGCGTCAGCGACCGATTCGGCACGCCGGTCACCTCGATCACGCTCACGGGTGCCGTGTTGTTGGTGCTCATCGCCTTCGTCCCGATCCTCGACATCGCGAAACTGGCCAGCGCGTTCCAGATCATGGTGTTCGCGCTGATCAACGTCGCCGTCGTCGCGTTCCGCGAGGGGAACGCCGAGTACGATCCGCCGTTCAGATCGCCGCTCTACCCGTGGATGCAAGGCTTCGGCGCGGTCACGGGTGTCCTCCTGTTGACACAGATGGGGCCGATCGCGCTCCTCGGCGCCCTCGTCATCGTCGTCGGGAGCGTCCTTTGGTACGCCGCCTACGTCCGACCGCGGGTCCGCCGGGAGGGCGTCGCGACGGACGCGATCCGCCGACAGGTCGGCCGGGACGCACTCACGGACGTCGCGGACGCGACCGAGGACGGCACCCACGAGGTGCTCGTCGCGCTCCCGAAGGAGATCGGCCACGACCGCGAACGCGCCCTCGTCGCCCTGGCCGCCGACGTCGTGCGTCCCGACGACGGGCGCGTGATCGTCGTCCGGTTCGAGGAGATTCCGGACCAGGCACCACTCACCGAGGACGCCACCGTCCAGTCCTCGGCGGACGTCTCCTTCGAGACGCGGATCGAGGCGCTCGCCGACGAGGTCGGCGTCGCGGTCGAGGCCGACGAGGTCGTCAGCCACGACACGAAACACGCCATCGTCAACTTCGCAGAGGGGCACGGCATCGACGCGATCCTCGCCGAACACGAACCGCTCCGCCTCCGCTCGCGACTGCTCGGCGACCCCGTCGACTGGGTCGTCCGACACGCACCCTGCGACGTGCTCCTCGTCGACAACCTCGGCTACGACGACCCCGAACACGTCGTCCTCGCGGGCGACGGAACCCCGTTCTCGCCGCCGACCGTGACCGTCGCGGGTGCCGTCGCGGACGCCAACGGCGGCCACATCTCGCTGTGGTACCCCGACGACACCGACACCACGGAGCAACACCGAACCACCATGGACGACTACCGGACGGACCTCTCGGAGACGCTGTCGGTGCCGATCCGTGCCGGTTCCGCCTGGCCCGACGGCGGGACACGGTCACCGCCCGACCTCCTCGTCCGAAGCGGCGACGATCACCGGCTTCGGAGCGCCCTCTTCGACGACGACTCGTTCGTCCCGAATCCCGGCTGTACGACCGTCACCGTCTACCCGCGGGCCGATCGTCGACCACCCCTCGGGCGTCGGTTGCTCGAACGGTTCGTCTTCTGA
- a CDS encoding competence/damage-inducible protein A, with the protein MRVAVVTVGDELLSGDTVDTNASWLCDRLDERGVSVERITTVPDRVADIARVVNEYRAEYDAVVVTGGVGPTHDDVTMEGVATAFGREVVHSEAAEEWLTDHGDYAAADLTEGTTHLPTGARLLPNPEGVAPGAALDRVYVLPGVPDEMKAMFEGIIEEFEGDRTHVEVVRTAEPESALIDRIEAVREEFDVTVGSYPGDDVRLKLTAADPETASAAAAWLRQRVDPA; encoded by the coding sequence ATGCGAGTCGCGGTCGTCACCGTCGGCGACGAACTACTCTCCGGGGATACGGTCGACACGAACGCGTCGTGGCTCTGTGACCGCCTCGACGAGCGTGGGGTGTCGGTCGAGCGTATCACTACGGTTCCGGACCGCGTCGCCGACATCGCGCGCGTCGTCAACGAGTACCGCGCGGAGTACGACGCCGTCGTCGTCACCGGCGGCGTGGGTCCGACCCACGACGACGTGACGATGGAGGGTGTCGCCACGGCGTTCGGCCGCGAGGTGGTCCACAGCGAGGCGGCCGAGGAGTGGTTGACCGACCACGGCGACTACGCCGCCGCCGACCTCACCGAGGGGACAACACACCTCCCCACCGGGGCGCGGCTGCTCCCCAACCCCGAGGGTGTCGCGCCGGGGGCCGCCCTCGACCGGGTCTACGTCCTGCCGGGCGTCCCCGACGAGATGAAGGCGATGTTCGAGGGTATCATCGAGGAGTTCGAGGGCGACCGCACCCACGTCGAGGTGGTGCGGACGGCCGAACCCGAGAGCGCACTCATCGACCGTATCGAGGCCGTCCGCGAGGAGTTCGACGTGACCGTCGGAAGCTACCCCGGCGACGACGTTCGCCTGAAACTGACCGCGGCCGACCCGGAGACGGCGTCGGCCGCGGCCGCGTGGCTCCGACAGCGGGTCGACCCCGCCTGA
- a CDS encoding DUF7312 domain-containing protein: MSQRPDDATDAEGENGESQWRFAVDDVGEDAPEPDTIDPETPVLENVVFVLLGVALSVFVFYAAVGSL; the protein is encoded by the coding sequence ATGAGCCAGCGACCCGACGACGCCACGGACGCCGAGGGCGAGAACGGTGAGTCCCAGTGGCGGTTCGCCGTCGACGACGTCGGCGAGGACGCCCCCGAACCGGACACTATCGACCCCGAGACGCCCGTCTTGGAGAACGTCGTGTTCGTCCTCCTCGGCGTCGCGCTCTCGGTGTTCGTCTTCTACGCGGCCGTCGGAAGCCTTTGA
- the metG gene encoding methionine--tRNA ligase has product MSHEEFPTDRPAVVTCGLPYANGDLHIGHLRTYVGGDVYARALRKLGQETAFVSGSDMHGTPVAVNAEEAGVSPESFALDWHETYEETFPKFRVDFDNYGHTHDETNVELTTQIVRALAENDHLYEKEIMVAYDPAEDQSLPDRYVEGTCPYCGERARGDECDEGCGRHLEPGEIEDPRSTITGNPAEYREQTHEFFRVSAFQEYLGEFIDRLEGTPNARNQPREWIEGELRDWCITRDMDWGIDYPDGEEPRSSENRPEDGDGESDLVLYVWVDAPIEYVSSTKQYTERVGADVFDWEEAWKGEGGEIVHVIGRDIIQHHTVFWPAMLYGADYAEPRAVMASGFITLNGQGFSTSRNRAVWADEYLDEGFDPDLVRYYLATNGGFQQDVDFSWERFRERVNNELVGTVGNFAYRALLFAHREFGGTPDPEAGISEEVRERIEAAIDEFRAAVNDYSVRKAGDAAVSLAAFGNEYIQRNEPWNLVDEDPDRAAQVIRDCVQVAKAVSVLFAPVAPGSCERLWSQVGGEGSVTDAEVGAALEPPAADLDEPTELYEKIPEERVEELNAKLAERVEAADGESDDGDGAPDSDSDSDLDPVIDDRIDFDTFESLDIRVGEIIEAEGIEGADDLARLVVDIGVEERQIVAGIKRLHDLDSLPGTRVIVLANLERAELFGVESDGMILAAGEEADLLTTVGDAVPGERVR; this is encoded by the coding sequence ATGAGTCACGAAGAGTTCCCCACGGACCGGCCAGCGGTGGTGACCTGCGGGTTGCCGTACGCCAACGGCGACCTCCACATCGGGCACCTGCGGACGTACGTCGGCGGCGACGTCTACGCGCGCGCCCTGCGCAAACTCGGCCAGGAGACGGCCTTCGTCTCGGGGTCGGACATGCACGGCACGCCCGTCGCGGTCAACGCCGAGGAGGCGGGCGTCTCCCCCGAGTCGTTCGCGCTGGACTGGCACGAGACCTACGAGGAGACGTTCCCGAAGTTCCGCGTCGACTTCGACAACTACGGCCACACCCACGACGAGACGAACGTCGAACTGACGACCCAAATCGTCCGTGCGCTGGCGGAGAACGACCACCTCTACGAGAAGGAGATCATGGTGGCCTACGATCCGGCCGAGGACCAGTCGCTCCCGGACCGCTACGTCGAGGGGACCTGTCCCTACTGCGGGGAGCGCGCCCGCGGCGACGAGTGCGACGAGGGGTGTGGCCGCCACCTCGAACCCGGCGAGATCGAGGACCCACGGAGCACGATCACCGGGAACCCGGCGGAGTACCGCGAGCAGACCCACGAGTTCTTCCGTGTCTCCGCGTTCCAGGAGTATCTCGGGGAGTTCATCGACCGTCTCGAGGGTACCCCGAACGCCCGCAACCAGCCCCGGGAGTGGATCGAGGGCGAACTCCGCGACTGGTGTATCACCCGCGACATGGACTGGGGGATCGACTATCCCGACGGCGAGGAGCCACGCTCCTCGGAGAACCGACCGGAGGACGGTGACGGCGAGAGCGATCTGGTCCTCTACGTCTGGGTCGACGCCCCCATCGAGTACGTCTCCTCGACGAAGCAGTACACGGAGCGCGTCGGGGCCGATGTCTTCGACTGGGAGGAGGCGTGGAAGGGCGAGGGCGGCGAGATCGTCCACGTCATCGGTCGGGACATCATCCAGCACCACACGGTGTTCTGGCCCGCGATGCTCTACGGGGCCGACTACGCCGAACCCCGGGCCGTGATGGCCAGCGGGTTCATCACGCTCAACGGGCAGGGGTTCTCCACCTCGCGCAACCGCGCGGTGTGGGCCGACGAGTATCTCGACGAGGGGTTCGATCCCGACCTCGTCCGGTACTACCTCGCCACCAACGGCGGCTTCCAGCAGGACGTCGACTTCTCGTGGGAGCGGTTCCGCGAACGCGTCAACAACGAACTCGTCGGCACGGTCGGCAACTTCGCCTACCGGGCGCTCCTCTTTGCCCACCGGGAGTTCGGCGGGACGCCCGACCCGGAGGCCGGCATCTCCGAGGAGGTGCGCGAGCGCATCGAGGCGGCCATCGACGAGTTCCGAGCCGCCGTCAACGACTACTCGGTGCGGAAGGCGGGCGACGCCGCCGTCTCGCTGGCCGCCTTCGGCAACGAGTACATCCAGCGCAACGAGCCGTGGAACCTCGTCGACGAGGACCCCGACCGCGCGGCGCAGGTCATCCGTGACTGCGTGCAGGTCGCGAAGGCCGTCTCCGTCCTCTTCGCCCCGGTCGCGCCCGGCTCCTGCGAGCGCCTCTGGTCGCAGGTCGGCGGCGAGGGTTCGGTCACCGACGCCGAGGTCGGAGCGGCGCTGGAGCCGCCGGCCGCCGACCTCGACGAACCGACGGAACTGTACGAGAAGATCCCCGAGGAACGCGTCGAGGAACTCAACGCGAAACTGGCCGAACGCGTCGAGGCGGCCGACGGTGAGAGCGACGACGGGGACGGCGCTCCCGACTCCGACTCCGACTCCGACCTCGACCCCGTCATCGACGACCGGATCGACTTCGACACCTTCGAATCGCTCGATATCCGCGTCGGCGAGATCATCGAGGCCGAGGGGATCGAGGGTGCGGACGACCTCGCCCGACTCGTCGTCGACATCGGCGTCGAGGAGCGACAGATCGTCGCCGGCATCAAACGGCTCCACGACCTCGATTCGCTGCCGGGGACGCGCGTGATCGTGTTGGCGAACCTGGAACGTGCCGAACTGTTCGGCGTCGAGTCGGACGGGATGATCCTCGCGGCCGGCGAGGAGGCCGACCTGCTGACGACGGTCGGGGACGCGGTCCCCGGCGAGCGGGTTCGCTGA
- a CDS encoding NfeD family protein yields the protein MVVPMDLLQTGIELGPQTLPLLLVAAGLVLSIAEAMAPGAHFAVLGVALLAAGLVGMVLGPLAGPAVLGVLVFVFGALALVGYRRFNFYGDAAAGRTSDSDSLRGRTGRVTERVTEQSGVVKLDRGGFDPNYAARSLDGEIPVGAEILVVDPGGGNVLTVASLDDVEDDIDAELARGREEGDGTAESGSESDDEDPEDEPERA from the coding sequence ATGGTCGTCCCCATGGACCTCCTGCAGACGGGGATCGAACTCGGGCCACAGACGCTCCCGCTGTTGCTGGTGGCGGCGGGGCTCGTCCTCTCCATCGCGGAGGCGATGGCTCCGGGAGCCCACTTCGCCGTGCTGGGGGTCGCGCTGCTCGCCGCCGGTCTCGTCGGGATGGTGCTCGGCCCGCTCGCCGGTCCGGCCGTACTCGGCGTGCTCGTCTTCGTCTTCGGCGCACTCGCGCTGGTCGGCTACCGTCGGTTCAACTTCTACGGCGACGCGGCCGCCGGCAGGACGAGCGACTCGGACTCGCTCCGTGGTCGGACTGGGCGCGTGACCGAGCGTGTCACCGAACAGTCCGGCGTGGTGAAACTCGACAGAGGTGGGTTCGACCCCAACTACGCCGCCCGCTCGTTGGACGGCGAGATCCCCGTCGGGGCGGAGATACTGGTCGTCGATCCCGGTGGCGGAAACGTGCTCACCGTGGCCTCGCTCGACGACGTCGAGGACGACATCGACGCCGAACTCGCCCGCGGGCGGGAGGAGGGGGACGGGACTGCGGAATCGGGATCCGAGAGCGACGACGAGGACCCCGAGGACGAACCCGAACGGGCCTGA
- a CDS encoding DUF2110 family protein, translating to MVVLATKCYVEGDARERALDGMDALVDNAIGDLDVEWEVGVRHDDFVSVTITGDDAVAARNALGEEWGTIGTGFEDGETYVGTLMSWDEGGIVLDAGERIRIPADELGLGPGSPSQIRDRFGLVQHLPLRFTAGDPPRLADVERDRLFGWARGDTGRLNVNSATRGEVRATVNRAGHARDIVTVERLGLLEQSVVCAEGTDPPGLLASVGEYLPAELKCVIPG from the coding sequence ATGGTCGTCCTCGCAACCAAGTGTTACGTCGAGGGCGACGCCCGCGAGCGGGCACTCGACGGGATGGACGCGCTGGTCGACAACGCCATCGGTGACCTCGACGTCGAGTGGGAGGTCGGCGTCCGCCACGACGACTTCGTCTCGGTGACCATCACCGGCGACGACGCCGTGGCCGCGCGCAACGCCCTCGGCGAGGAGTGGGGGACGATCGGCACCGGCTTCGAGGACGGCGAGACGTACGTCGGGACGCTGATGTCGTGGGACGAGGGGGGGATCGTCCTCGACGCCGGCGAGCGGATCCGGATCCCGGCCGACGAACTCGGACTGGGGCCGGGGTCGCCGTCACAGATCCGGGACCGCTTCGGGTTGGTCCAGCACCTCCCCCTGCGCTTCACCGCGGGCGACCCGCCGCGTCTGGCCGACGTCGAGCGCGACCGGCTGTTCGGGTGGGCTCGCGGCGACACCGGCCGGCTGAACGTCAACAGCGCCACTCGTGGTGAGGTGCGGGCGACGGTCAACCGCGCGGGCCACGCCCGCGACATCGTCACTGTCGAGCGATTGGGGCTACTCGAACAGAGCGTCGTCTGTGCCGAGGGGACCGACCCGCCGGGACTGCTCGCCAGCGTCGGCGAGTACCTCCCCGCGGAGCTGAAATGCGTCATTCCCGGATAG
- a CDS encoding Lrp/AsnC family transcriptional regulator produces the protein MKDGELDSVDRSILYYLQQDARRTSSSDIAKQLDLSSSTVRTRLNKLEESGIIRGYHIDIDYDLAGYPLYTKIICTAPVTERDSLANEARKIHGVTAVREIMTGKRNVYVNAIGEDHDDLNRIAEELDDIGLEIVDEQLIRDEYVCPYHGFLDAGDGSPPVDADDDVTEH, from the coding sequence ATGAAGGACGGCGAACTGGACTCCGTCGACAGGTCGATCCTCTACTACCTCCAGCAGGACGCCCGGCGGACGTCGTCGAGCGACATCGCGAAGCAACTCGATCTGTCGTCGAGCACCGTTCGGACGCGGCTCAACAAACTCGAGGAGAGCGGCATCATCCGGGGCTACCACATCGACATCGACTACGATCTGGCGGGCTACCCGCTGTACACCAAGATCATCTGCACGGCACCGGTCACCGAGCGTGACAGCCTCGCGAACGAGGCCCGGAAGATCCACGGCGTCACGGCCGTCCGCGAGATCATGACCGGCAAGCGCAACGTGTACGTCAACGCCATCGGCGAGGATCACGACGACCTCAACCGCATCGCCGAGGAGCTCGACGACATCGGCCTCGAGATCGTGGACGAACAGCTCATCCGGGACGAGTACGTCTGTCCGTACCACGGCTTTCTCGACGCCGGTGACGGCTCCCCACCCGTCGACGCCGACGACGACGTGACCGAGCACTGA